CCGGTAGAAGGCGTTCGGAACCAGCACCGTGAACCCTTGGGCGGCAATACGATCCGCCAGCCCGCGCAGGCTCGGCCGCAAGCCGAAGCCGTCCTGGACCACCAGCACCCCCGGGTGCGCCCGCCCGTCGTCCGGGTGGGTCAGATACGCGTCGGCCACCCCCTCGGGCGTCCGAATCTCCACCGACTCACCGCGCAGCGCAACCATCCCGAATCCTCCCGACGTGACCCTGTCCGAACCTACCCGATCCACCGATCGTGCCACCGTTGCCGACCGACCGTGCCGTAGTTGATCTTCGGTTGGGTGATGTAGCCAGAAGTACGCCAAAATCGATGAAGCCGCTCCTCATTCGACACCGAAAGGCCGATCCGTGCCCAAGCACCTGATCACCCTCGCGAGCTTCACAGTGCTGGTGGCCGCGATAGCAGGCTGCAGCGACCACAAACCCGCCCCCCTCGCCCCACCCACCCCCGCCACCGCGGTCCCGGCGTTCGGCGGCGGTCAGATCCCCGACGTCATCGACGTCCCCAGCGCCTCGGCCACCCCCACCACGACCACCAAAACCACCACCGCGGTCAAATCCAACTGAAAGCCGCTGCTGCGCTTCAGAGCTGATCGGGTTTGCTGATCCAGCCGACTACCGCGCGGGTGAGGGCGGGTGGGGCGAGGCGGTTGGCCAGGGCGGTGAGTTTGGTTTGCAGGCCGACCAGGACGTGGGGGCCGGACCAGGCGCGGCGTTGGTTTGCGGTGTGCCAGACGGCTTGTGCGATGTCGTCGGGGGTCAGGTGGACGCCCAGGGTGGCGGCGGACTTGGAGCCCTTGCTGACCTCGGTCATCATGTCGGTGGCCACGAACAGGGGGAGCAGGTCGGTGACGCGGATGCCGTGGTGGCGCCACTCCAGGTCGAGGGCCTCGGTGAGGCTGCGGACGGCGGCCTTGGTGGCCCCGTAGGTGGCCAGGCCGGGCTGGCCGTAGAGGGCCGAGGCCGAGGCGAGGTTGACGACCTGGCTGCCGGGGGTGCGCAGCAGGTGGGGGAGGGCGGCGTGGCAGCCGTTGAGGACGCCCTTGATATTGACGTCGATCAGGCGGTGGTGGCGGGGTAGCGGGATGTCGCCGAAGGCGCCGGAGTAGAGGATGCCCGCGTTGTTGACCAGCAGGTCGAGACGGCCTGTGGCGTCGGTGAATTCCCGCAACGCCGTGTCCCAGCCGGTGGGGTCGGTGACATCGAAAGCGCCCGTGATCGTGTGGCCGCCGATCTCGGCGGCGGTGGTGCGCACCGCGGCGGCGTCGATGTCGTAGAGGCCGACCGTCCAGCCTTGCCGGGCGAAACGGGCGGCGATCGCGCGGCCGATGCCGGCGGCCGCGCCGGTGACGAGGACGGCCGGGCGGGAAGCGTTGGCGGACTGGGTCATCGGAGCCTTTCGGATCGGACGGCGGGCCGGGGAAGGAAGCGCTGCGGTCGGTCCGATCATCGCACGGCCCTCGGCGCCCGTTGACTTAGGCAGGTAAATGCCTGCATAATTGTGGACGTGCAACCGGAACCCGAGATGGACGCGGTATTCAAGGCTTTGGCCGACAGCACCCGCCGGCTGTTGCTGGACCGGCTGCGCGAGCACAACGGCCAGACCTTGCGGGAGTTGTGCGAACGCGTCGAGATGGCGCGGCAGTCGGTCACCCAGCACCTCGACATTCTCGAGCGCGCCGGGCTCGTCACCGTGCTGCGGCGCGGGCGCGAGCGGGTGCACTACATCAACCCCACCCCGATCCACGACATCGAGCAGCGCTGGATCTCCGTCTTCGACCGCCCCCGGCTGGACGTCCTGCGCGCCATCAAGAACCAGGCAGAGGAGTACGCCATGAGCACCACCGTGCCCGACTACGTCTACGTCACCTACATTCACGCCACCGCCGAACAGGTGTGGAAGGCGCTCACCGACGCCGATCTGACCGCCCGCTACTGGGGTCACGCGAATGTGTCGGACTGGCAGGAGGGTTCGCCCTGGGAGCACCGCCGCGTCGACGGCTCCGGCGCGGTCGACGTGGTCGGCAAGGTCCTCGCCGCCGACCCGCCCACCAAACTGGTCATCACCTTCGAGGATTCGCCCCAGGAGGACCGCTCACCGTCGGTCGTGACCTTCCTCGTCGAGTCCCACCGGGACATCGTCCGGCTCACCGTGACCCACGAGAACCTACCCAACGAGGAAATGCTGCAAGGGATTTCGAGCGGCTGGCCCGCCGTGCTGGCCAACCTCAAGTCGCTGCTGGAAACCGGGGAAGTCCTACCCCAGGCCCCCTGGGACATGGAACGCACCGTCCACGCCTGATCCGATCACCGAGGAATCGCGATGTTCGACGCCGCCGCCCTGCGTCAGGTCTACGACGCGCTGCTGGAAGCCGCTGCCACAGTGGCGGATTCGCCGGAACTCGGGCGGCCCGCCTCGGGGGAATGGAACGCCGACCAGATCCTGGCGCACGTCTGCCTGGTCTCCTCGGCGACCGTCGCCGCCGCGGCGGCCGTGGCCGCGGGCGAGCACACCGTCTACGACAACCGGATCGCTCAAGACATCTGGACCATCGACCGCTTGGTCGATCTCGCCGGCGGCCGGCCGGGTCTTCGGGAGCGACTACGCCGTCAGGCCGAGATCCTGTGCGGTTTCGGTGGATCGGCGCTGACCGCGGCCGAGCTCGACACTCTGGTTCCCACCCGTCTGATCTCCGCGGGCGCGCTGCTGCTGGATCAGCCGATGCCCTTGCGCTCGTTGTTCACCGGCCTGATCGATGCCGAGATACCGGGTCACACCCGGCAGCTGCTGGCGCTGCTGCCGAGTGCGGCCGGGGTGTGAGCCGCTCGCCTACCGCGGGGCCATGCGGATCGCGCCGTCGAGGCGGATGACCTCGCCGTTGAGCATCGGGTTCTCCACGATGTGGCGGACCAGGGTCGCGTATTCGGTGGGATCGCCCAGGCGGGAGGGGTGGGGGACCTGGGCGCCGAGGGCGTCGATGGCCTGCTGGGGCAGGGTGGCGAACAGCGGCGTGTGGAACAGGCCGGGCGCGATGGTCATCACGCGAATCTTGTAGGACGCGAGATCGCGGGCGACCGGCAGGGTCAGGCCGACGATGCCGCCCTTGGAGGCGGAGTAGGCGGCTTGACCGATCTGACCGTCGAAGGCCGCGACCGAGGCGGTGTTGACGATGACGCCGCGCTCGCCGTCGGCCTCCTCGGTCGCCGCGATGCGCTCGGCGGCCAGGCGCAACACGTTGAACGTGCCGATCAGGTTAACGTTGATGATCTTGGTGAAGGCGTCCAGGGGGAACGCGCCGTGCTTGCCGACCGTCTTGACGGCATTGCCGATTCCCGCGCAGTTCACCGCGATTCGCAGCGTGCCGAGTCCCTGGGCGGCATCCAGCGCGGCGGTCACGTCCGCCTCGCTGGTCACGTCGCCGGGCGAGAACACCACGCGCTCACCGAGTTCCTCGGCGATGGCCTTGCCGTCGGACGAGGGAAGATCGAGGATGGCGACCTTCGCGCCGGCGGCGTGCAGTTCGCGCACGGTGGCCAGGCCGAGTCCGGAAGCGCCGCCGGTGACCACCGCGACGATGTCTGCTGTCTTCACAAAACCTCCAAAATTCTTGGTCTTGTTAATGTAGATTCTGCTCCATTGGGAGGGAAGACCGCCCCGTCGGCGTGGCGTTCACGCGATGGCGCGAACCCTGCTACTCGCACGCGCGCGCGGATTTACCGGAGTGGCGCGCGGCGCGTCGAGTCGTTGGATTCCTGTTCATGCGAGAGAATTTCCGATCGGGACCGTTCCGAGACCCACTCTGTGCTATCGCGACGGATCGGTACCGCCGAACACCGACGACAACACACCGTCCGCCACGACCGACGCCGAGAGGGTCAGACGATGCAGAGCGACGTGCCCGCAGCGGGAATGTTGAAGTCGTACAAAAAAGTGTCGCGCTGGTACCCCGCCCTCGATCCCGATGCCCAGTCCGCCGCCCCCGAACAGCCCGACAGCGAACCGGCTTTCGAGGAGGACGCGGGCCCGGCGCGCTTCCCGCACTACATCCAGGACGTCGAGCCCGAGGACGACATCCCGCCGGTGCCGGATTCGGTGCTGCGGCGCAATCACTTCGACGGCGCCTGGTCGGACTGGATGACCGGAGCCGACGAGAACGATTCCTACGCACCGCCGGTGCGCTATCGCGGCAGCACGGTCGTCGAATTCCCTACGGAGGCCGCCCAAGCCGAGCCCGAGCCCGCGGATCGCGCCTCCCAATTGCTGGACGCCGTCTCCGACGAGGCGGCGGCGCCCGAACGGAATACGGGCCGACGGTTTTTCGCGTTGGCCTTCTTAATTGTTGCCATTGTTTTGCTAGCCATCGCCGGCGGAGTTGCTCTTTATGTGCTGAATTCCCACGGCGGCACTGCGCAATCCCTCGGCACACCCGATGCGGGGCCCGGTTCCGGCCCGATCGCCGTCACGGCGGCGTACAACGAAATGACGGCCCCCGCGAGCATCGGCGACCATGGACCCGCCGCGGGCGTTTCGGCCGGATAACGAGGAGAGCGGAGACAATGGATCAGGACTGGAGCCGCTGGCTCGACGAGGTGCCCGAAACGGGTGAATCGCCGGGCCGTGCCGCGCGTTCCAAGGCTCCGGTGGTGCGCTTGCGCAAGCGCCGCGGCGACGGTGAGGACACCGCGCCGGCACCGCGCCCGATCCTGGTGGTGGGTGGTTGCGGCGGCGCCGGCACCACCACCACGACACTGGGCATCGCGGGGGAGATGGGCGCCGCCGGCGCCCAAACCGTCGCCGTGGACGGCACTTTCGCGGGCAGCGACCTAGCGTTGCGCGGCGCCGACGAGCATCTGAGCCCGATCAGCCTGCAGGCCTGGCTCTACGGCCGCGGCGACGACGAGGCCGCCCCGCTCAAGGAATGCCTCTCGCGCGCCACCTCCGGAATCGGGCTGCTGTGGCGCGATCCCGCGCCGCTGCGCCGCCGCGCCACCTATCTCACCGTCGCTCGCGCGCTGGGCGAGACCGGGTTCACCCCGGTGTACGACGGCGGCAATCCTATCGCCAGCCGCCACCTGCGCCCCCTGCTCGAGGACGCGGATATCGCGCTGGTGCTGGCGATTCCGGCGCGCGTGGACGCGGCCAACCGGCTGCGGGTGACCCTGGAGTGGCTCGACGACCAGTTCGGCGCGCACGGCGAGGGGCAGGGCGACGGGATCGTCGGCGACACCACGATCGTCGTGTCACATCAGTTGCCGGGCAGCGATTCTCGGATCGCTGAGCATTTGCGGGAACATTTGGACGGTTGGGTTCGCGAAATCGTCGAGATACCCTATGACCCGCACCTCGCACGCGGAGAGTTGGTGCGGCACAGCAACCTGGCCGCCGAGACACGCCGTGCGTATCGCCGCCTGCTTGCTGGAGTGGCATCATGACCGCAGCCATGAAGGAACGTCGACCCGCCGACCAGAGCAGCACCGCCGGGGCCGCGATGGCGGCCGGTGTGGTGCCGCCGCCGGAATCTCGCCGCGCACCGATCTGGGATCGACCCGTACCCGGCGGCGGCCGAGCGCCACTGGTGTGGCTGCTCGGTGTGCACGGCGGCGCGGGCGCGACCACCCTGGCGCATGTCCTTGCGCCGGCGGCGGATTCGTATCGCCGCTGGCCGGGTGGATTCGAGCGGGAGTCCCCGTTCGTGGTGCTGGTGGCGCGCGAGACCATCGCCGGGCTCACCCGCGCCCACGATCTGCTGCGTCAGCATCACGCCGGGCTCGCGGGCTCGAGCGAGGTGCTGGGCCTGATCACCGTGGCCGCGCGCCCGGGCCGCATCCCGGCCGAGATCCGCCGCTATCGCGATGTGGTCGGCTCGCTGGCCGGTCAGGTCTGGCAGCTGCCGTGGCACGAGGAGTGGACCCTGGTCGAGGCCGACCAGCTGCCCACCTGGTCGCCGGGCGACCCGATCCCGCCGCAGCGCAAGCGCAAACCCGATCCGCTGGAGGAGATCACGGCGGATGTACGCGAACTCGGCGCCGGCATCGTGGCCGCCGTCCAGGACGCGCTCGACGCCCCCCGCCCGGCCGCGCCGGATGCGGAGGAGTGATCATGATCGATAATGGAATCCGTTGCGCAGGAAAGGTTTCCCGGGTATCCGGGATGCGGTGGCGATTAGCCGAGGGAGTTCGCGGCGCCGACTGGACGGCCGTTGGGGCCATCGGCGAGATTGTTACTAGCAGTTCGCTTTTGGAGAAGGACAGACAATGAGCATGCTCCTCGCCGTACACGACGCGTACGGCCAGTTCCTCGGCCAGGTCGGGAATCCGACCCCCGAGGCGCCGCCCGCGTCGGACAAGTTGCTGAAGCTGGTTCGGTACTTCACCTGGTTCGTGCTGTTGTCGGGAATCCTGGGCATCACCTACGCCGGTGGCCGGTTCGCCTGGGAGAAATGGACGGGAGGCGGTTTGGAGTCGCCGAAGATGGTGGCCGGGGCCATGATCGGAGGGATCATCGCCACGAGCGCGGGCACGATCATGAACGCTGTGATCACCTGATGTCCGCCGCGGTGACGCTCGAGAGCGTGCTGGCCTACAAGCAGATGCCGCCGGATGTGATCCGGCCGCTGATGCAGCTCGTCGACTGGCTGCTGTGGTGTGTCCTGCTGTTCTGCCTGGCCTGGATGATCCTGGCCGCCGGGCGGGCCTGGTACGCGTTCCGCGGCGGCGACTGGGCCGCCAACGAGGCCACGCACGGGGTGGTGATGAGCCTGCTGGGCGCGATCATGGCGACCTCGGCCAGCGGCATCGCGCTCGCCCTGCTGCCGACCTGAGGGTACGGGGCAGCTGAATTGTCCATCGGCACAACTACTTCGGAGGCGAAGTCATGAGCGAGAAGGAGCCGTCCGAGCGCGATGGCGTCTCGTTCGGCGTCATCGCCTCGGCCGCGCTGGTGGCCGTGATCGTCATCGCCGGCCTGGTGGTCTATTTCGGCCACGGGTCGTCGTCGAAACCCAGCGCGAACACCGCGGACGGCACTGTCCCGGTGACGACTTCGGAGCCCGGCGTGACCGGTTTCGCCTCGCCCGAGGTGGATCTGTTCGGCCGCCGCGTCGACATTCCCAACAACGCGGCCGGGCAGCCGCTGCCGCAGGATCCGGCCAAGCAGCGCAAGGCCACCGACGCGGACTGGCTGACCGCCGCGCCCCGCGGCACCACCGAACCGCACGGCTGGCAGCGCGTGTACGGCGCGTCGGTACCCTTCTCCACCTCCGACGGTCCGGCGCGCCTGGAAGACGGTGTGGCCGTGGGCTACGCGCACACCCCGCAGGGCGCGGCGCTGGCGGCCGCGCAGATCACCTACCGGCTCAACGCCCGCCCGGCCGACCGGGAGTTGTACGTGCGGGAGGTGCGGGTGCCCGCCGATCAGCTGACCGCCTACGACCAGGCGCTGGCCGATCAGCGGCTGCCGAAACAGCAGCCGGAGAAGGTGACTCGCTATCTGGTCGCCTCCGACGGCTTCCAGATCGAGAACTACGCCGACGACATGGCCATCGTGCGGCTGGCCGTGCGCGGGCCGGTGGTGGACAACCACCAGTGGTGGGCGGCAGTGCGTTTGATCATGGTCTGGGATTCCGGGGACTGGCGGCTCAAGCCCTCGACGTCGAAGACCTCGCAGACCGAGAACGTGGATTCGCTGGCGGGATGGACCCGTTGGTGACAACTGCATTGTTGACAAACAAGGCATCGCGACCCATCGAAAGGTGGACCACATGCTGAGGCGGCTACTCACGATCCTCGCGGTCGTATTCACCGTCATGATCGCGACACCGACGGTCGCCTACGGGCAGACCTACGGGTACGACCAGGCCTGCAACGAATTACACGACTCTCTCGACGGTCTCGGCGTGCCCGGCCTGTCGCTGGGTGACGCGGCGTCGGCGGCCTGCAAGGCCAGCAATGTCGCCACCCACCCCGGCGACGCCGCGGCGACGGTGCGCGACAAGGCGTGGGATTCCACCTTCGGCAAGGTGGTCGACTCGCTGATGAACGGTCTCGGCGAGGCGCTGATCCTGGCCCTCACGTTCTGGATGAAGATCCCCAACGACCGGGTCAGCGATGCCGGAACGCTTTTCACCAAGATCAACGACTACACCTATCAGGCGCAGATCATCCTGCTGATGGCCTCGGTCATCCTGACCGGTCTCAAATTGGCGCGAGCCAGACGGGGAGCCGCCGTCGAACAGGCCACCGACTCGTTCTGGATGTTCGCCCGGGTGGTGTTCAGCTCCTGGATGCTGGGCGCGGTGATCGTGGCCGCCACCCAGGCCTCCGACAAGTTCTCCGAATGGGTCATCAACGACTCCACCAACGGCAATGCCAAGGATCTGGCCGAGCTGATGGTGAAAACCTCGAAGCTGCAAGCGTTCTCGCCGGGCCTGGTGCTGGTGATCGCCATCGTCGGGCTGCTCGGCGCGCTCGCGCAGATCGTGCTGGCCATCGTGCGCCAGGGCATGCTGGTGGTGGCGGCCGGCGTGCTGCCGCTGGCGGCGGCGGGTTCGGGCACCAGCCTCGGAATGTCGTCCTACAGCAAGCTGATTCGCTGGATCATCGCCTTCATGCTCTACAAGCCGGTGGCCGCGATCGTCTACATGATCGCCTTCACCACCGCCGGCGCCACCGACGACCGGACCGGCGGGGCGTCGCTGCCCGACGCCGACGAGGCCCAGCGCATGCTGGTGTCCATCGTGCTGCTGGGCACGGTCGCCTTCGTCCTGCCGGCGCTGATGCGCCTGGCGACCGCGGGCGAGGTGGCCATCGTCGGCAGTGGCGGTTCGGGTTTGGCGGCGACAACCGGCACCCTGGTCGGCATCGCGGCGCTCGGCGCGGTCGGTTCGCGTGCGGTGGCGCCGCGCGCGGTCAACGGCGCGCCCGGCTACGCGGCGGGCCGGGCCGGACGGCCGGGGCGGCCCGGCGGGCCGGGACCGGGCGGACCCGGCGGTGCGCCGCGCCCGATGCCCCAGCCGCGTCCCGGCGGTGGCGGCGGCGGCTCGGGCGGCACGGCCGCCGCGCCTGCGGCCCAGGGCGGCGGGGGCGCAGTACCGTCAGGCGCGTCCCGCGTGGCCAACCGCGTCGCCCAGGCCCGCGCCGCGACCGTGTCGCTCGGCAAGGCCGAGAACACCGCGGGCGACGTGGCCGGTGACCGCTGGGTCAACCGTGCACCCGACCTCGGCAGGAGCACCATCCCGCGATGACCGTGACCGACACCTACGAGCGCCGCTCGTACGGACTGTGGAACAAGCCCCGCAGCGCCGGCCTTTTCGGCTTGCGCTGGGGCGAGACCGTGGTGGGTTTCGCCGTCGTGATCACCGCGCTGCTCACGGCGCTGGTGGCGGGCCCGATGCCCGCCGCCGTGGTGGCGGGCATCGGCACGGTCGTGATGGTTCCCCTGGTGTGGCGGTCGGGTGGCCGCTCCGGCTACGAGAACGGATTGATGATGTTCCATTGGCTGCGTGGCCGTTCCAAGGGCGAGCACGTGTACCGCGGCGGACGCTTCTCCCGGATTCCCGGCGGCGTCACCCGGTTGCCCGGGCTGATGGCCCCGTCGCGGCTCTACGAGGGCATCGACGCCGGCGGCTACAGCTTCGGCATGATCCACCTGCCCCAATTCGCCCAGTACACAGTGGTGCTGCGGGCCTGGCCGCAGGGCCACGAGGCCGTCGACCAGCCGGTCATCGACCGCTGGGTGGGCGCGTGGGGCACCTTCCTGGCGTCGCTGGGCCAGACCTCCGACATCGTGGCGGTGGTGCCGGTCATCGACACCGTGCCCGAGACCGGAAACCGTTTGCTCGCCGAGGTTTCCACCATCACCCGCCCCGAGGCCCCGGATCTGGCACAGCAGGTCATGTACGAGCTGGCCACCGAACTGCCGCAGGAGCGGGTGCAACTGCTACCGCGAGTGGCCATCACCTTCAAGGCCACCACCGCCGAGCGCCGCAAGAACCCGGCCGAGGAGGCGGTCGAGATCGGCCGCCGCCTGCCCGGCATCTGCGCGGCGCTGGCGGAGGCCGGGGTCCGCGCCCAGCCGATGGCCGCCGAGGAGATCATCTCCTTCATCCGCCGCAGCTACGATCCGGCCGCACAGGCCGATCTCGAGGTGGCGGCCAGCGAACCCGGTGGGCACGGCCTGGATTGGGCCGACGCGGGCCCGGTCTCGCACGAGGAGCGCTGGGACCATTTCATCCACGACGGCGGCCGCTCGGTCACCTGGGAGATGGACACCGCCCCCGAGGGCGCGGTCGACGAGCGGGTCCTGCAACGGCTGCTGGCCCCGAATCCGGAGGTGCCGCGCAAGCGCATCACCATCGTCTACCGGCCGCACTCCGCCGGTGACGCCGCCCAGATCGTGGACGACGACTTCAAGAACGCCTTGGTCGCACAGCAATCCGAGCGCGGCGTCGTCTCCGCGGCGGCGACCCTGCGCGTCGGGGCTACCCAGCAGGCGCGCGAGGAGCAGGCGCGCGGGCACGGGGTGACCCGATTCGGCGCGCTGGTCACCATCACCGAACCGCTGCGCGGCGACCTGCCGCGCATCGAGGCCATCACCCGGGACCTGTCGACGCAGGCCCGCTTGAAGATTCGTCGCTGTTACCGCTATCAAGCGGCCGCCTTCGCGGCCTCCCTCGGCTGCGGGGTGATCCTCCCCGAACACGCCACCATTCCGAAAGCGCTTGCGGGGTAACCCATGTCACGTGACTTCGAACCTCCGGTCCGCGAACGCGATGCCGCGCCCACCCGGCGCGGCTCCCGGCGCGAGGCCGAATCGGCCGAGCGCCGCCGCACGGAAGCGGAACCGCTGCCGCCGCCACCCCCGTCGCGGGTGGCGCGCGACGAGCACCGCCCGCGCCGCGGCACCCTGCCGGACCGCCGGATGCTGCGGCGCGACACCCCGATCGACTATTCGGCCGAGTTCGCCGAACCGGAGCCGGTGTTCGACACCCCGGCGCCGGAGGTCGCCGTGGTGGCCGCCGGTGCCGGGGCCGAGCCGCCGGTGCTCGGCGATCCGGGTTACGAAGCGCGCCAAGCCGATCCGGTCGTGGCAGCCCCGCCCGTGGCGCCCGCCGGATTGACCGAGCGGGAACCCGACCCGGGCGCCACGGAGGCGCTCAGCACGCCGACGCGCCGCAAACGCCCGGCGCTACCCGCCCTCGAACCCGAGGATGTCGCGAAGGCCCCCGCGCCGCCGCTCGCCACAGAGCTGCCCGAAATCCCCGAGCTGCCCGAAATGCCCGCGCTGCCCGAGCGTCTGGACGCGGCGATCGGCCGCGAACCGGCCGTCCGCGGTCCCGATCGCGCCGAAGCGGACCGCGTGCAGCGCAAGCGGATTCGTGAGACTCCGCCCGGTGAGCCGGGCGAACGCCGCCGGGAGCGGCCCCGCCCGCCCGGTGCTCCCGGCCGGGAACGCCGCCCGGAGGGGGAGCGAGAAGCGCGGCGCGGCAAGGGCTCCGAGATCCCAGCGGCCGAGGGGCGTGGTCGCCCCACCGATCCGGACCGGGTGCACCTGGGTGGCCGGACCGGAACTCCGGGCCGCCCTCGCCCGCCGCGGCCGGAAACCGAAGGGACCGACCGGCCGGTGCGCAACCGGCCCGCGCGCCCCCGGCCCGACCGCGCGGCCGCCGAGCCCGCGCGCGGACGTAAAGGCAAGCGGGAGCGCCCGACCGATCCGGCCGAGCGCGAGGCCGCCGCCGCCAAGCGGGCCGCCGCCCGCAAGGCCGCCGCGGCCAAGAAGAAGCAGACCGGCCCCAAACTGCTCGACGACACCATGCGCGCCAAGCTCGAGGTCACCGCGCGCGAGGGCAGCGGCATCAAGGCCGCCTGGGCGACCTTCCGGCTGCACACCGACGATCTGCGCCGGCGAAATTTCGCCGCGCGCGCCGAACGCATGGAATACGGCAGCGTCGACGAATTCGACCGCACCACCGCGCAACTCACCGACCGCGGCTATATCGGCGCGGGCGGCGGGCGGATGAACGTGGTCGGGCGCCCGGTCGAGTACCGGGCCACCACCGCGCAGGTCGCGGGGCTGTGGCCGTGGTCGGTCGGCGCGGGCGCACCGCTCATCGGCACCCCGCTGGGCTCGCATCTGCACACCGGGGCGCCGGTCTGCTTCGATCCCATGAACTGGTTCATGCGCGGCAGCTTCATCACCGCGCCCAGCCTGTTCGTGCTGGGGCTCAATGGTTTCGGCAAGTCCTCGCTGGTGCGGCGCATCGTGCTCGGCGGTGTCGCGCAGGGCATCACGCCGCTGATCCTGGCCGACGTCAAACCCGACTACCGCAAACTGGTGGAGGTGGTCGGCGGCCAGGTCATCGATCTGGGTTACGGCTACGGCAAATTGAACCCGCTCGCCGCCGGCGTGCTGGGTTCGATCGTGCCGCTGCTGGGCGACCTGCCCGAGTTGCAGACCCAGGTGATGCAGGAAATGCGGGCCCGCCAGGTCACTTTGGTGGCCGGTCTGGTGGAGCTGGTGCGTGGGGCGCGGGTGCGCGACTTCGAGGAGACGCTCATCTCCACCGGTCTGCGCATCCTCTACCGCGAGGGCAGCGGGTTCACCCCCGATCAGCCGCCGATCATCGAGAACCTGCTCGAGGTGGTGGTCGCCGGCGGCGAGGAGCTGCAACTGGATGCGGGCGCGGACAATCCGGAGGAGTACCACGAGGCCATCAAGGGCCTGCGCCGGTCGCTGCGCGCGCTCACCCAGGGCCCGTTCGGGGCGGTCTTCAACGGCCACACCACCACTCCCATCGACACCAACGC
This sequence is a window from Nocardia yunnanensis. Protein-coding genes within it:
- a CDS encoding ArsR/SmtB family transcription factor — encoded protein: MDAVFKALADSTRRLLLDRLREHNGQTLRELCERVEMARQSVTQHLDILERAGLVTVLRRGRERVHYINPTPIHDIEQRWISVFDRPRLDVLRAIKNQAEEYAMSTTVPDYVYVTYIHATAEQVWKALTDADLTARYWGHANVSDWQEGSPWEHRRVDGSGAVDVVGKVLAADPPTKLVITFEDSPQEDRSPSVVTFLVESHRDIVRLTVTHENLPNEEMLQGISSGWPAVLANLKSLLETGEVLPQAPWDMERTVHA
- a CDS encoding SCO6880 family protein — translated: MTVTDTYERRSYGLWNKPRSAGLFGLRWGETVVGFAVVITALLTALVAGPMPAAVVAGIGTVVMVPLVWRSGGRSGYENGLMMFHWLRGRSKGEHVYRGGRFSRIPGGVTRLPGLMAPSRLYEGIDAGGYSFGMIHLPQFAQYTVVLRAWPQGHEAVDQPVIDRWVGAWGTFLASLGQTSDIVAVVPVIDTVPETGNRLLAEVSTITRPEAPDLAQQVMYELATELPQERVQLLPRVAITFKATTAERRKNPAEEAVEIGRRLPGICAALAEAGVRAQPMAAEEIISFIRRSYDPAAQADLEVAASEPGGHGLDWADAGPVSHEERWDHFIHDGGRSVTWEMDTAPEGAVDERVLQRLLAPNPEVPRKRITIVYRPHSAGDAAQIVDDDFKNALVAQQSERGVVSAAATLRVGATQQAREEQARGHGVTRFGALVTITEPLRGDLPRIEAITRDLSTQARLKIRRCYRYQAAAFAASLGCGVILPEHATIPKALAG
- a CDS encoding MinD/ParA family ATP-binding protein — encoded protein: MDQDWSRWLDEVPETGESPGRAARSKAPVVRLRKRRGDGEDTAPAPRPILVVGGCGGAGTTTTTLGIAGEMGAAGAQTVAVDGTFAGSDLALRGADEHLSPISLQAWLYGRGDDEAAPLKECLSRATSGIGLLWRDPAPLRRRATYLTVARALGETGFTPVYDGGNPIASRHLRPLLEDADIALVLAIPARVDAANRLRVTLEWLDDQFGAHGEGQGDGIVGDTTIVVSHQLPGSDSRIAEHLREHLDGWVREIVEIPYDPHLARGELVRHSNLAAETRRAYRRLLAGVAS
- a CDS encoding 3-hydroxyacyl-CoA dehydrogenase; translated protein: MKTADIVAVVTGGASGLGLATVRELHAAGAKVAILDLPSSDGKAIAEELGERVVFSPGDVTSEADVTAALDAAQGLGTLRIAVNCAGIGNAVKTVGKHGAFPLDAFTKIINVNLIGTFNVLRLAAERIAATEEADGERGVIVNTASVAAFDGQIGQAAYSASKGGIVGLTLPVARDLASYKIRVMTIAPGLFHTPLFATLPQQAIDALGAQVPHPSRLGDPTEYATLVRHIVENPMLNGEVIRLDGAIRMAPR
- a CDS encoding SDR family oxidoreductase is translated as MTQSANASRPAVLVTGAAAGIGRAIAARFARQGWTVGLYDIDAAAVRTTAAEIGGHTITGAFDVTDPTGWDTALREFTDATGRLDLLVNNAGILYSGAFGDIPLPRHHRLIDVNIKGVLNGCHAALPHLLRTPGSQVVNLASASALYGQPGLATYGATKAAVRSLTEALDLEWRHHGIRVTDLLPLFVATDMMTEVSKGSKSAATLGVHLTPDDIAQAVWHTANQRRAWSGPHVLVGLQTKLTALANRLAPPALTRAVVGWISKPDQL